The Calliphora vicina chromosome 3, idCalVici1.1, whole genome shotgun sequence genome contains a region encoding:
- the LOC135955162 gene encoding NADH dehydrogenase [ubiquinone] flavoprotein 1, mitochondrial-like: MYLKLTIISTIFKNTKKCWCNNSIFKNYSSQIADKFEPLADDDRIFTNLYGRHDWHLNAALTRGDWHKTREIIVKGPAWIINELEVSGVRGRGGAGFLLAKKLRYMQKVKAEPPRYVVVNGAEGEPGTCKDREILRHEPQKIIEGALLVGRAISAKAAIVFIRARFYNEACNLQMAIAEAYENGLVGANACGSGFDFDIFIQRGGDIYIAGEETALLNCLMGSEARPRRKPPYPSEKGIYDRPTTLLNVETVALIPSICRRGSKWFANLGCPPHSPGSKLFNISGHVERPCTVEENLGIPLRDLIERHAGGVCGGWDNLLAVMPGGSSTPLLPKDLCNDLKLDSESLKTVNSGLGTGAVIVIDKSQDILEVTGRTLWFYKEGSCHQCSRCRGLSMWAYEYCKQFQLGIGQRQEIDWLWEISKWAAGHTICSFSEGNACAVQGLLRHFRKTIEKSLH, encoded by the coding sequence atgtatttaaaattaactataatttccacaatattcaaaaatacaaaGAAATGCTGGTGCAACAATTCCATTTTCAAGAACTACAGCAGCCAAATAGCCGACAAATTCGAACCACTGGCTGATGATGATCGTATTTTTACAAATCTCTATGGCAGACATGATTGGCATTTAAACGCAGCCTTAACTCGAGGGGACTGGCATAAAACTAGAGAAATTATTGTGAAAGGGCCAGCATGGATCATCAATGAATTGGAAGTGTCGGGTGTAAGGGGTCGTGGAGGAGCTGGTTTTCTTTTGGCTAAAAAATTAAGATACATGCAGAAAGTTAAAGCCGAACCACCCAGATATGTGGTGGTTAATGGAGCTGAGGGTGAACCGGGCACCTGTAAAGATCGTGAAATATTGCGTCATGAGCCTCAAAAAATAATAGAAGGAGCTTTGCTAGTGGGCCGTGCCATTTCAGCCAAAGCGGCCATAGTATTTATAAGAGCTAGATTTTACAATGAAGCCTGCAACTTGCAAATGGCTATAGCGGAAGCATATGAAAACGGTTTAGTGGGTGCAAATGCCTGTGGCAGTGgttttgattttgacattttcatACAACGTGGTGGAGACATATACATAGCAGGAGAAGAAACTGCTTTACTTAATTGTTTGATGGGTTCGGAAGCCAGGCCACGTAGAAAACCACCATATCCCTCAGAAAAGGGCATCTATGACAGGCCAACAACTTTACTTAATGTGGAAACAGTGGCCTTAATACCCAGCATCTGCCGCAGAGGCAGTAAATGGTTTGCTAATCTCGGCTGTCCACCTCATAGTCCTGGCTCTAAACTTTTTAATATATCTGGTCATGTGGAAAGACCCTGTACGGTGGAGGAAAACCTGGGCATACCCCTAAGGGACTTGATTGAACGTCATGCCGGTGGTGTATGTGGAGGTTGGGACAATTTATTGGCCGTAATGCCAGGAGGCTCTTCCACACCTTTGCTGCCTAAGGATTTGTGTAATGACTTAAAATTGGACTCTGAATCATTGAAAACTGTAAATAGTGGTTTGGGCACAGGAGCTGTTATTGTAATTGATAAATCTCAGGACATTTTGGAGGTCACAGGCCGTACATTATGGTTTTATAAGGAAGGTTCCTGTCATCAGTGTTCAAGATGTCGTGGCCTCTCTATGTGGGCCTATGAATATTGTAAACAATTCCAGTTGGGCATAGGCCAAAGGCAGGAAATTGATTGGCTTTGGGAAATTTCCAAATGGGCTGCTGGCCATACAATATGTTCCTTTTCCGAAGGCAATGCCTGTGCTGTGCAAGGACTTCTAAGACATTTTCGTAAAACCATAGAAAAAAGTTTGCATTAA